One Hyla sarda isolate aHylSar1 chromosome 11, aHylSar1.hap1, whole genome shotgun sequence genomic window carries:
- the GMFB gene encoding glia maturation factor beta, translated as MSESLVVCEVDEQLVEKLKKFRFRKETSNAAIISELSTRKGGSRSLVLPVNRNIAMRKRDSPPPPIYQSGVKSPVGTARGNLIIIIIFFKVFEIRNTEDLTEEWLIEKLGFFH; from the exons ATG AGTGAGTCCCTGGTTGTGTGTGAAGTGGACGAGCAACTTGTGGAGAAGCTGAAGAAATTCCGTTTCCGCAAGGAGACCAGCAATGCTGCCATTATCAGTGAGTTATCAACACGTAAAGGGGGATCCCGATCGCTCGTACTCCCTGTCAAT agaaatattgccatgaggaaaAGGGACTCGCCCCCCCCTCCGATATATCAAAGTGGAGTGAAATCTCCTGTTGGGACGGCGCGGGG aaatctaattattattattatttttttcaaggTGTTCGAGATTAGAAACACTGAGGACCTGACCGAAGAATGGCTGATCGAGAAGCTGGGATTTTTCCACTaa